The Stigmatella ashevillena genomic sequence CGTCATCCTCACCCCCGAGCGGTTCACCGCTTCCAACCCTGAGCACGTCGCGCTGGCTGCTCGTGTCCACGAGTTGTTGGAGCGGGCCGGGCTGCTGCGGCCGTTGCAGCCCTGGCCTGCCGGTTGACTGCATGGCCGTAGGCGCATGCGCTCGGCGTACACGGGCTCGGCGGGCTGGAAGGGGCGTAGAGTACGGAGTTCATGAGCCACGCTCCCCTCCGCTTTTTCTTCGATTACGTCTCGCCGTACGCGTACCTCGCCTGGACTCAGCTTCCCACCCTGGCCGAGCGGCATGGCCGCGCGCTGGAAGTCGTGCCCGTGCTCTTCGCTGGCGTGCTCAACACGCTGGGAACCCTGGGGCCCGCGGAGGTGCCCGCCAAGCGGTTCTACATCTACAAGCACACCCACCGGATCGCCCATGACCTCGGCGTCCCCTTCGTCTTCCCCTCGGCGCACCCCTTCAATCCGCTGCTCGCGCTCCGGGTGACGGCCGCGGTACGGGAGGCGAACGCCCAGAGGCGGCTCGTCTCCGCGCTGTTCTCGGCGGCGTGGGCGGGCGGAGGCGGGCTCATGGAACCCGAGCGCGTAGGCGCCTGCGTGGGCACGGTGGGGCTGGAGGTCCAGGCATTGCTCGCCGCCGCGGGGACGCCGGACGTGAAGGACCAGGTGCGCCGCAACACCGAGGAGCTGCTCGCGAAGGGGGGCTTCGGTGTTCCCACCGTCCTCGCGGACGAGGAACTCTTCTTCGGCGTCGACTCCCTGGGTCACCTGGAACGATTCCTGCGCGGGGAGGATCCGCTCTCCCGCGAGGAGCGCGAGCGCCTGCGGACCCTTCCCATGGCCGCGTCCCGTCTCTGAGCACTCACCTTTTTTCCGTCGGCTGATAGGCTGGGTTTCCTCACGAGCACTGGCCGGGGGCTCGCACATCCCAGGAGAAATCCCTGTCATGAGCCTCCGGCGCCTCGCTTCTCCCCTGTTGTTGCTGTGCGTCCTTCCTGGGACCGCCCTGGCCGCCTCGCCGTCAATGCCCTCCTTTGCTGAAACGCCGCTGTGTTTTCGAGGAGCCCCCTTGCCGCGCTGCCAGGGCTTCCTGTTGACGGAGTTCGCGGCCACCCTCGGGCTTCCGTCGAGCTACCGCCGCCCTCCCCTCAACGCCATCTGGGAGTTGGGCTACATGCACAACTTGGAGGTGGAGAGCCTGGCGCTCGGGGGCACCCTGTTTCTCGTCCACGATGACGAGCAGCGCACCCTGTTCGGCATCAAACCTCGGCTGCGGCGCTGGCTGACCCCGTGGCTGAGCGCCGAGGTGGCCCCGGGGATTCTCATCGGCGGAGGGGGCGTCGACAGCTTCGCCCCGTCCTACCCCGCGTTCAGTGGCCACGCGGCGCTCAACTTCGGAGACGTGGTCTCCGTGAGCACCCAATTGGAAGTGCTCCCACTCGCCAGCAAGTCGAACGTCAATCCGCAGGGGAGGGAAATCACAGGCTACATCGGGCTGCGTTTCGGCTCCTACGCGGGCCTGGCCGCGGGCCCCCTGGTGGGCTTTCTCATCTGGCGGGCGGACAAGCTCCAGGACTGAGCCGACCCCTTCCTCTTCCGTGAGCCGTGGGCCGTCCTCCTCGCCCCCTCATGGCTCAAAAGCCGTAGCGGAATACCTATTTTTCTGACTATAGAGCTTTTCCATGAGTAAAACCAAGCTGACTCGACGTGGAATCCTGAAGCTGTCCGGACTGGGGATGGCGGCCGTGACGCTGCCGGAAGGTCTGGGATTCGGTGTCACGCCCTTCGCGACGCCCTCGGAGTACTACCTCTACGTGGGCAGCTACACCTCGGCGGGAGGGGAGGGCATCACCCTGTGCCGTCTGTCCATGCAGACGGGCAGCCTGCAGAAGGTGGCGGTGACGCGCAACGTGTCCGAGCCCTCGTTCCTGGCCATGGATCGCCAGGGCCGCTACCTCTACGCCGTCAATGAGCTCGGCTCGTACCAGGGCACGGCCAGCGGGGCGGTGAGCGCCTTTGCCGTCAATCCCACGACCCGGGCCCTGACGCTCATCAACCAGCAGGCCTCCCGAGGAAGCTCGCCCTGCTTCGTGAGCGTGGATGCGAACGACAAGTTCGTGATGGTCGCCAACTACGGTGGCGGCAACATCTCCGTCTTCCCCATCCAGAGCAATGGGGGCTTGGGCACGGCCTCGGACACCAAGCAGTTCCAGGGCTCGGGTCCCCACCCCAACCAGAAAAGTCCGCATGCCCACCAGCTCATGACGAATGCGGCCAATCAGTATGCGCTCGCCGCGGACCTGGGAACGGACCGGGTGATGATCTACCGCTTCGACGCCGCGCTCGGAAAGCTGAACGCCACCACGCCGGCGTCGTTCTCCACGCAGCCCGGGGCGGGCCCGCGCCATTTCGCCTTCCACCCGAGTGGAAAGTTCGTCTTCGTCATCAACGAACTCAACTCGACCCTGCTGTCGCTCGCCTTTGACGCCACGCAGGGCACGCTGACGCAGGTACAGGGCCTCTCCACGCTGCCCGCCGGCTACACGGGCACCAGCTACTGCGCCGAGGTGCGGGTGAGTCCGGACGGCAAGTTCGTCTACGGCGCCAACCGCGGCCACAACAGCATCGTCGTCTTCGCCGTGGATTCACTCGGCAAGCTGACGCTCGTGCAGCATGTGTCCACCCAGGGCCAGTGGCCTCGGGACTTCATCCTGGATCCGACGGGCACCTACTTGCTGGTGGCCAACCAGCAGAGCCACACGATCGTGCCCTTCAAGCGAGATCCGGTGAGCGGAAAGCTGACGGCGCTCGGGACGAGCCTGGCCGTGACCGCTCCGACCTCCCTGTTGGTGGCCCCCACACCGGCCTGAGTCCCTGAAATCGCGGCGCAAAGGCCCCGTGTGCCACCACACGGGCCTCTCCGCATTGGCCGACGCTGGCGTCCCACTGGTCGAACTGGCCGAGGAGCTTGGCAAGGACGACATCTCAGGCGTGCAGGTGCTTAGAGACCATATGCCCCCAGTGTGACCCGGTTGGGTGAACGGTCCACGAGGGCCGGGCGGGCGCTCAACGCCCGTCCCAGAACGCCCTCTCGCCGTACTCCCAGTCCCAGGGCACGCCGGCTTCGCCCAGCACGAAGCGCACCAGATGCGGGAACGCGGCTTCGGCACGCACGTCGTTGGCCAGGATCAGCACGCAGCGGCGTCCGCGCGGCAAGCACACGAGGGTGTTGCCGGTGCTGTCGTTGTGGCCCCCCTTGAAGAACCCGCGCCCCTGCGGGCCGTCGAACACCACCACGCCCAGGCCCGCCGCCAGATCCTTGCGCCGCATCGGCGGCGGCAGTTCGTCCTGCAGGGTGGGAAACTGGCTCCGGGTGGTGATCGGCAGTTGCGGCGAGGTCATCCCGGCGAAGGCCTGGGGCGACAAACCGTCGCCACGCACCAGCGCGGCCACGAAGCGCGACAGGTCATCGAGCGTGGTGTCCATCGAACCGGCCGCGCGCACGGTGCTGCGTTCGTCGTGCGGCTCCACGCTGCCGTCGGCCTTCCAGCCGTCGGCCAGGTTGCGCGCGAAGTCCGCGCGCCACTGCAAGTGGGTATCGCGCATGCCGAAGCGGTCGAACACACGCCGCTGTAGCTCGGCCCCCACCTCCAGCCCGAGCCCGCGTTCAAGCACGAACTGCAGCAGGATGAGCCCGTCACCGGAGTACGCATAGCGGCTGCCGGGCGGGAAATGAATGCGCAGCCTGCCGTCGGGTTCGAGGAAGCCGAAGTTGGCGAACCCCGCGCTGTGGGTCAGCAGGATGCGTGGCGTGAGGGCCCGCCAGCGCTCGTCGCCGGCCAGATGAGACCAGGTCGAGTAGCGGCTCTCGTCCGCATAGCTGGGCAGCGGCCTGTCCAGGTACCGCGAGATCGAGGTGTCGAGACCGATGCGGCCCTCGTCCGCCAACTGCATCACCAGATAGGCGAAGACCGTCTTGGTGAGAGAGGCGCCGTACATCACCGTGTCCGGCAACAGCGGCTCGTCCTTCGCATTGCGCACGCCGTAAGCCCTGGTCGACACCACGCGCCCGCCGTCGATCACCGCGATCGCCAACCCCTTCGCGCCGGTCGCGGCCATCGCGCGCGCTGCTTCGGCATCCAGCGCGGCCATGCTGGGAACAAGCGGCGCCTCGCGGGGCGGCGGCGCCGTGGCACAGCCGCTGGACATCAGCACACACAGGCTCCAGGCGCGCAGCGCGTTCATGAGATCGACTCCCAACCAGTCAGGCTACGACTGCCAAGGTGCGGCGTTCAATCCCTGCCGCCCCATCGAGCGCTTCAACCTTGGGCGGTAGAGCCAGTGTCCCGCCTCGCACCGGAGACGCACCCTCGGCGAAGCCCTGCCGAAACCGGCTCTTACCTTTCTTCTACTTCAACACACCCATCGTGTGCAGCCAGGTTTCTAAGGTTTTGGGCCAGGTGGTGATGGGAAATCGGGTTCGGCGGAGGCCGTAGCCATGGCCTCCCTGGGCGTAGAGGTGCATTTCGGCCGGGACTTTGGCGTTCTTCAGTTCGTGAAAATAGACGGTGGAGTTTTCTACGTGTACCGGGTCGTCTTCGGCTTGCACGATGAAGGTCGGTGGGGTGTTGGCCGTGACGTGGATGTCAGGGTTGGGAGCGAAGTTTTGGTCCGCGAGAGCGAGATAGCCGGGATAGATGATGACGGCGAAGTCGGGGCGGCAACTCTCGCGGTCGGCGGCGTCGATGGGCGGATAGAGGCGCTGCTCGGAGTGCGTGCTGAGGGCCGCAGCGAGGTGTCCTCCGGCGGAGAATCCGAGGACACCGACGCGGCGTGGGTCAATGCGCCACTCGGCGGCGTGTTGGCGGACGATGCCCATGGCGCGCTGCGCATCTGCGAGCGCGGCGGACGACTGAGGATACGGGCCGGAGTCGGGCACGCGGTACTTCAGCAGCGCGCAGGTAATGCCTGCCTTGGTGAGCCAGTCGCAGACCTCGGTGCCTTCGAGATCCATGGCGAGGATCTGATAGCCGCCGCCAGGAAAAACCACGATCGCCGCGCCGGTGTTTTTGCCTTTCGGCGTGTAGATCGTCAGCGTAGGCGTGGAGACGTTGCCTAAACGGATGACCGGTTTGCCTGCAACCAACTCATCTGTGTCCGTGGTGGTGTCGGCTTCAGGGCCTGCGACTGGCTTGGCGTCAGGTATCGCGCCAGGCCAAAGGGGGATGATTGGACGCTTCGGGCTCTGGGCGGCAAGCGCCGTGGAGAGTCCGGCGGTAGCGGAGAGAAGCAGCAGAAAATGGCGCATGGCTTTTCTTTCGAGGGACGTTCGCAAACAACGATGAGCCCAGGGGCTGCGTGCCCGCGCCACGGCGCAAGACTGCGCGGCGCGCGGAGGCTGTCCCTAGAGGATCCGCATGTCAGACGCGGGCGTGCTCTCCGAGAAAGCGGACGTCGCGAGTCAACCTACGGCACTGCGCCCGCGAGACTTTGCTCCCGTGCCGCTTTCCGAAAAAAACGGGCCGATGTGAGCCACAGCGCGACGAAGAACCCCGTCAGTACCAAGGTGTAGCCCCATCCGGCGATCAGGGCGATCACGGCGACCAACGCCTGAGCGAGCGCCGTCCCGACCAATGCGCGTGCCATTCCATGGGGCTGGAAGCGCGCCATGATGGCGCCCGTGATCCCGACGGCAAGTACTCCGCCATACATCAAGTTTGCGGGGTTACCCTCATTCCCGATGATGCCAACGGCAAGGTTCATCCAGACGAGGATGAATGCTGCCGCGAGCGCAACGCCGACGGCGACTCGGTACGCGGGGTTGCCCGTCACCCTCGCTGCCAGCTCGTAGGTGCCGCAGGCGACGAACAGCATGGCGCCGAAGACAGCGAAATCGGCCAGGCCCCACGCCACTTCTTCGGTGAACTGCATCGCCAACAAGGGCACCAGCAAGATGAGCGCTGCGGTGCCCCAGATCACTCTCCGCCAATGGCTCCCGCGCCGTCCGCTACCGGTTTCCGCGTTTCCCGTCATTGCCTTGTCTCCGTGCATGAGTGAGACCGTCCACGACGCAGCGGGAGCTTAGAGTGGAACACCGCTCGGTTGCCATCCTTGCAAGCGGTCGTCACTCTGGGGCTGCGTCAGCCTCGACACCCTGCGGCCTGGGGTGGCGCTACCGGCGACCGACGACGGCCCGCTTACGCCGAGGCTCGGCCTTCCGCGCGAGGTGCTCCACCGTCTGCTCGACCGTCGCGAGGAACGCGCGCACCGACTTGTCGAGCGCTGGCTCTGGCGTGTCCTCGATGCGGGTGTGCGAGATGCCCGGTGAGGATTGTGCGAAGACCATCGCGGTCGGCACGATGTCGGCCATCTCCGCCGCGTCGTGGAGCGGACCCGACGGGATCTCCGGCGCATGCCCGGTGACGCCCTTGACCGCCTTTCGCACGAAGCCGGTGAGCGTCTCGTCGAAGATGCGCGGGGTGATCTGGAGGATCGGGCTCCACTCGACCTTGACCTTGAACTCCTTCGCCGCGGCAAGCGACGCCTTCTTCGTCCCCGCGAGCAGCTTCGCGAGCACGCCCGCGTCGAGCGCGCGCAAGTCGATGGAGATCTCCGTGCGGCCCGGCACCGCGGTGACGAAGTTCGGCTCGACCTTCACCACGCCGCAGGTCGCGACCACGCGCGTGCGCGGTGTCTTGCCGGAGAGCTTCGTCGCGAGTTCCTGCGCGGAGAGTGCGAATCGGGCGCCTGCGAGGAACGCGTCCTGGCGGAGGTGCAGCGGCGCAGCGCCGGAGTGCGCGGCCTGCCCGATGAACTTCAGCTGGTGGCGCTCGACGCCCATCGTCCCGAGGACCACGCCGACCGGGCGCTTCATCTCCTGCAGCACCGGCCCCTGCTCGATGTGCAACTCGAGGTAGGCCTCGGCCCTCAGGTCGTCGAAGTACTTCCGCGCGGTCCTCATGCCGTCGAGGGTGATGCCGTTCTCCCTCAGCGCATCGGGGAGCTTCACGCCGGCGCGGTCCACGAGGTGCGCGAGTTCCTTGTGCGGATCGAGCGAGCCTGCGGACGCGGCGGACCCGGTGAGGCTGCGGCCGAAGCGCGCGCCCTCTTCGTCGGCCCAATCGACGATGTGGAGGGTGACCGGCGGGCGTTGGCCCTTCGCGGCGTAGACGCGGAGGACCTCGAGGCCCGCGAGCACACCGAGGCAGCCGTCGAGCCAGCCACCCCCGGGGACCGAGTCGAGGTGGCTGCCGATGACGATGCTCCGCTCGGAGTCTCCGTGGAGCGTGGCCCACAGGTTGCCGGCGCCGTCCTGGCGCATGGGGAGGGCAAGCTCGTTCTTCAGCTTGCCCTCGAACCACTCGCGCGCCTTGCGCCAGACGGGGCCCCATGCGACGCGCTGAGCGCCGCGCTCGTCGGAGGTGAGCTTCTCGAGTTCCTTGAGCTCGGCGATCACGCGCTTCGAAGAAGGGTTCATGGCCCTTCTCATAGCGCAGGGGGCGGGAGTGGCGTTAGCCGTGTTGGGTCTTGCTACGGTCGCTTGATCCGGAACGAAGAGGTGAGATCGTTGAAGTTATACTGCGTCAGGTTCGGGACATCACACCCACACCCCAAACCACTTCCGGCGAAGTTGATGTCGTTGAACAACGTGTACTCGTAGCCAGGGCTCACCTTGACCGAGGAGATGCGGTCATTCCACTGCGTCCCGACCCAGGCGCTGTCGCTGGTGGCGCAAAAGCTCTCACCCTTGTAGTCGCTGTCCGCGTAGAAGCAGACTCCGGTGGTGGTGCCACCGCCATAGATGGCGCGAATGGCTCCGAGGTCTCCCGGGGTAAAGGTGTTGACGCGGTCGTTGCCGACCTGCTCGGGTGGAAAGCCATTCTTGGGAACGTAATCCCAACGGCCATTCACGAAGTAATTGCGGTAGTGCATCATCGACTCGAAGTCGTACGAGCCAATGGGCGTGCCCGCCGACCCCCAGTCAATGGCGTTCTGGCTGCCACCCGCGTTGACGGTGACCCACGAATCACGGTCTTGACGTACTTGCTCGTGCGCCAGCCCGACCGCGTGGCCGAGCTCGTGCCGAGCGGGGTTCACACCGCAGCCCGCGCCCAGCGACAAATCCTGTCGTCCTCCAATCTTGCCGACGTAACTCCAACATCCGTCGCTGGTGACGATCCGTACGTAATCGGCCTGGTTGGTCCGGGGCACCCAGCGGATGGACGTCTTTGCGTCGTAGTCGGCCTTGGCGCCCGCGAAGGCCGAGCGCGTCTCCGCCGAAGCTGCGGGGTCGATCTCGTACGGAATCACCCCTCCTGGCCACTTCTGACCGGTGGCGTTGACGATGCCCGAGCCCATGGCTCCAACTTGCGTGTCGCCATCCAGCCGCAAGATCACCTGCTTGTCCGCGCTGATCACCTGCGTGCCAGAGACTTCACCGATCACTTGATCGCCGACAAAGGCGTAGTTGCCCTTGAGCACCGCCGTGACGGGGGTGTCCAGTCCGGCCAGCCGCACCTGAAAGGTCTGACCTTTCGGGTACTGTGAGTGATACACGGCGTCGTTTTCCAACCCGCTCGCCTCATCCGGTGCGAGCGCTTGAAGTTGCTGGGTTGCCACCTCTTGCTCTCCACAGGCAGTGCTCAGCAAACCCAAAGCAAGAAAAGCCGCGTGACGCATTCCACGGTTGAACATGTCGTCTCCTTCACGTTGTGCAGCGCGCCGCCTGAAGTGCAGGCCACGCACCTTGTCGGATCCCATTGCCACGATGGGATCGGCAAATTGCCATAAACCAGCAAGAGCAGCAAGAACGGCTTACTCAGCCGGAGCTGATATCATTGTTTTGCCGCTTGTGATGTAAAATTATACTTCGGGCTGAGTGTGCTGGGTGAAGACGTGGGCCTACCGGAGCAGTCTCTGAACAGGCCTCTACCGTCCGCGCTTGCCAGGGGCCAGGATGCCGTATCGGGCGGCCTCGCGCCGAGCGTGCTCGATGAGGTCCAGCATTTGCTGACGAGAGCGCCGATGCTTGGGCAACCGCCGCACCCGGCGCTCCACGTCTGCCAGCAGGGCAAAAGCGTCTTCTGCCTGCTCCGGGAAGTACGGCAACGACTGGACGTAGAGGGTCGAGACGTGAAAGCGATCCCAGAGCCTCGGGAAGCCCAGCCGTCGAATCCTGCGCAGCCACGGGCCAAAGTCCTTCCACGGGCGCGCATGGTCGAACGCCGCTTGCACCGCATTCAACGCCGTCAGACGCCTCAGGTGCAGGCGTTCAGCGGGAGTTCGTGCCTCCCGTACAAACTGCCGCTCGAGATCCTTGAGCGCAGCGACGGCGACTTCAAAAGGCATTTCACCTTCAGCCAACCCTAACGAGAGCCACTGGCGCTGCTCTGCCACCGTGTTCCACCACTCCCAGCGCAAGCGGGCCATGACGAGTCGCCTCCCAGGCACTCAAAGTCGTTGACTTCCGCAGGCCAGGAGCCAATGCCAAGGCAAGTGTCGTAGCAGGGTAAGCCTCCGCTCCGACCCAGGGTGTCGTAGGGCGAAGAGCATGGCAGGAAGAGAGGGTGCGCGACGAAGAATCGACGAGCCTATCGCTGCTGAGCCTGTTGCTGGGCCCACGACTCTGGGAGGAACTCCGCGATGCGAGAGGCCGCTTGGCACAACCCTTCAAGAGCCGCAAGAACGGCTTATTCAGTCGTAAGTGTGCTTGGCGAACCCAGAGCCTCGGGAAGCCCAGCCGCCAAATCCGGGGCCAAAGCCCTTCCACAGGCGCCCCTAGGGGAACGCCGATTGTACAAAATGCAGCGCCGTCAGACGCTTCAGGTGCAGGCACTCGGCTGCTGGTGGACGGGTACGGTACGATCCGGGTTACTGAGCTAGAAGCGGGGGAGCACATGAACCAGGACGGAGACGCGCGAGGCTCTGCTGCCCGCACGCTCTTGCTGTGCACCGGGCTGTGGGGCATGGCGGGTTGTAGCGCCACCCAGGCAGCGCACTCAGGCACAGGCGGATCACACATGGCAGGCGCCATCCCAGAGGACGTGCATGCTCCCGCGAAAAGTGGTGAGGCCATCGCCCAGGCCGTCGAGTGCAACCAAACCGATTCGTCGCTCTCTTGCTGCCTCAAGCGGAACCCGGGGCAGTACGAGCGCTGCGGGGCGGTCGCTCCCAAGCGGGCGCCCAAACGAGCCCCTCAAGACGAAAAAGGGCCGGTGAATCCCCCTCCGCTCCCGCCACCCGATGAGAGACGGGAGCGGGAGCGGAGATGCCGCGACTATTACGATCAGTGCATTGCGCGCGGCGGCGAATACGAGAAGCGCGGGCAGTTTGGCCGGACCATCTGTCAGTCCTGTTACGAGGTTTGTCGAGGAACCGGTTTTTGGCCTGAGAAGGTCAACGAAGCGTTTGAATGTCTCGGAGGCGACTAGCCGTGGCCCGCATCCGTTGGGCGTGGTGGAGCACGGTAGCAGAGGCTCGACAGTGGCTGACCTATGGGATGATTCACGCGGAGGTGCCTTTTGATGCCTATGTGGGCGCGCTCAAGGATCTCGAGCGTGCGTTTGCACGGGAGGCACGAACCCCCGCCGAACGCCTGCACCTGAAGCGCCTTACGGCAGAGGACGCTTTGCAAGCGGCGTTCGATCAAAATCGTCCGTGGAAGGACTTTGGCCCATGGCTGCGCAGGCTCCAGCGGCTGGGCTTTCCGAACCTCTGGAGTCGCTTCATGATCTCCATCATCTACGTCCAGTCCTTGCCCAACTTCCGCGGACACGCGAAAGACGCCTTCGCCCTGTTGGCAGACACGGAGCACCGAGTGCGGCGGTTGCCCAAGCACAGGCACTCCCGTCAGCAAATGCTCGACGGCATCGAGCATGCCCTGCGAGAGGCCGCCCGATACGGCATCGAGCCCCCCAGTCAGCGCGGCCGGTAGACGCCCGCTGACTGCTGGGTACCCACTGCATGAGCCGGACACACGCCGCATGCTGGCAGGGTGAACGAGACGCTTTCAGCGCAACGATTGCCGCTCTTCGAGTGGGGGCGAGAGAAGCTCCGGCGTGCTGTCCAGGGTGAGGGAATGCCTCAGGGAGAAGGCTCGGGTTTCGGCGTCTGAGCCTCGGAGGGGAGGATGGCGCGCAGGGGCTCATCGCTGCCCAGGGCGATGAAGGGGGCCCAGGCATGGGGATGGGGATGAGAGGCGCGCAGCGAGCGCATGGCCTCGCGCAGGGCGGAGGCACGGCCCTGCCCGGCCAAGAGGTTGAGGTAGTAGAGGTCCATGAGCAGGCGCGTGGAATCGTCGCTCACCTTCCAGAGGCTCACGAGCACGGTCTCGGCTCCCGCGGCCACAAAGGCGTGGCGCAGGCCGTAGACGCCCTGGCCCAGGAGGACTTGGCCCCGGCCGGTGTCGCAGGCCGACAGGACGACCAGCTGGGTGCCCCACAGGTTGAGCCCGGCCAGTTCCAGCGCCGTGACCAGGGTGGCCTCGGGACTGGACGCAGCGGATTCGGAGGCAGCGGGGGGAGCACCCGCCAGAACGAGGCCGGAGTTGAGCAGCGGCTCCTGCTGGGGCGGGGGAGCACCGCCCAGCGAGTCAATGGCAGCCAGGCCCCGGGAGCCCGGTGCGGAGGGGGCGTTGTCCAGAAAGAATCCATGGGTGGCCAGGTGGAGAATCCCAGGGGTGGACAAGCTCAACAGCCGCTGCTTGGAGGCCCCGGAGCCCAGGAACACTTGAGCCTGGGGCACCAGGCGCTGAATGCCTTGGGCCTCCAGGCGCGTGCCCGGCAGGGGCACCCAGGCGCTTCTGAGCAACTCCTGGGGCGGCGTGGTGAAGAAACGATCCAGGGCGTTGGAGGGCGGGGCAGCAATGGGAGCAGGCAACGCATCGGAAAAAACGGAGGCAGTCAAAGCGGTGAAGCTTGGGTCAGCGAGGACGACGACGGAGGAGGGAGGGGCGATGTCCTGGGGCTCTCGCAGCAGTTCGCGGCCCGAGGTGCGATAGGTGAAGTCGAAGGAGTCCAGGAGGAAGCCCTGGCCGTCGTGGAGGGCGTCGAAAGGGACGAGGCCCAATTGGCCATCGGGAGACAGGACGAGGCGGCGAGTGGTGCCCAACAGCGGCAACAGGGGCTGGAAGGCTCGCCGATAGAGTGCCTGAGTGGCGGATTGCAACGAGGCTTCGTGCTCGGCCAGGGCGTCATGCAGGCGCGAAGCAGCGCGATCGATGGGAGGAGCGGGGCCCAGGTCCACGGCGCGGGTGGAGGCATCGGGGAAGAGCACCAGCGCCAGGTAGCGCATCTGGCTGGCTTCCTTCGCCCGCAGCGTCTCGGGTTTGTACACGAGAGGGTGGTCTTGGTAGGCGATGAACTCGACCAGCGCGCCGTCCTTGGGAAGAGAGGAGGCAACGCTGTCGACAATGCCTGCCAGCGAAGGCAGAGCGGCCCGTGAGCGCAAGGGCGCGGAGCGCTTGGCCAGATTCGCTTCGAGCGCGTCACCCTCCTCCGCCAGGGAGTGGAGGCGCTGTTGGTAGGATTCCGGGGTGAGCGCGCCAGGGCCCGCGAAGGAAAGGGAGGCGCGTTGAGTGCGCAGGCTCCGAAGCCGCTCGAAGGTGTCGCGGTCCTCGGGGCCCAGGCTGCGGTAGAGAGTACGGGAGATGCTCGCTGTCTCCGCGACGAAGCGGCCCTTGAGCAGAAGCACGGCGCTGAGGGCCAGGTGTCGCACTCGGGCGTTTTCTGGGTGTGCGCGCAGCAGGGCATAAAGCCTCTGTTCATCGGCCCTCAGATGGGAGAGGAAGCTGGCAAGGCGGGTCTCGGAGAAATCGAGCGCTTCGTGACGCAGGCGCTGCTCGGAAATGGCGAAGGCTTGAGTGAAGAGGGGCAGCGCCTCGGAGAGGCGACGCTGGGCCAGCCAGAGTTGGCCGAGGTCATTGAGCGATTCAACGACCTCGGGGTGGTTGTTACCGAGAGCTATCTCCCGAATGACAAGCGCGCGATGATAAAGGGGCTCAGCCCGGCCGTATAAGCCTCGCGCCCGGTAGAGGTTGGCGAGATCATGAAGCGAGTTGGCGACGTCGGGGTGGCTCTTGCCGAGGGCAGTTTCCTGGATGGCGAGGGCGCGCCGGTAGAAGGGTTCGGCACGGCCATACATCCCCTGTTTCCAGTAAACGTTGGCCAGGTTGTTGAGCGACTCGGCGACGCTGGGGTGGCTCTTGCCGAGAGTGGCCTCCCGAACAGCCAGCCCGCGCTGGTGGAGGGATTCGGCACGGCCGTACAACCCCTGGTCTGAATAAAGATTCGCAAGGTGGGTGAGCGCCAAGGCGACGGCGGGGTGACTCTTGCCAAGGGCGGTCTCCCAGATGGCCAGCGCACGCTGGTAGAGGGGCTCGGCACGGCCGTACAATCCTTGGTCTGAATAGAGATTCGCAAGGTTTTGGAGCACGTTGGCGAAGTTGGAATGGCTCTCGCCGAGAGTGGCCTCGCAGATGGCCAGCGCGCGCTGGTAGAGAGGCTCAGCACGTCCGTACAATCCCTGTTCCTGGTAAAGGCTAGCGAGGTTGTTGAGCGAGCCAACAACG encodes the following:
- a CDS encoding serine hydrolase domain-containing protein, translated to MNALRAWSLCVLMSSGCATAPPPREAPLVPSMAALDAEAARAMAATGAKGLAIAVIDGGRVVSTRAYGVRNAKDEPLLPDTVMYGASLTKTVFAYLVMQLADEGRIGLDTSISRYLDRPLPSYADESRYSTWSHLAGDERWRALTPRILLTHSAGFANFGFLEPDGRLRIHFPPGSRYAYSGDGLILLQFVLERGLGLEVGAELQRRVFDRFGMRDTHLQWRADFARNLADGWKADGSVEPHDERSTVRAAGSMDTTLDDLSRFVAALVRGDGLSPQAFAGMTSPQLPITTRSQFPTLQDELPPPMRRKDLAAGLGVVVFDGPQGRGFFKGGHNDSTGNTLVCLPRGRRCVLILANDVRAEAAFPHLVRFVLGEAGVPWDWEYGERAFWDGR
- a CDS encoding alpha/beta hydrolase — translated: MRHFLLLLSATAGLSTALAAQSPKRPIIPLWPGAIPDAKPVAGPEADTTTDTDELVAGKPVIRLGNVSTPTLTIYTPKGKNTGAAIVVFPGGGYQILAMDLEGTEVCDWLTKAGITCALLKYRVPDSGPYPQSSAALADAQRAMGIVRQHAAEWRIDPRRVGVLGFSAGGHLAAALSTHSEQRLYPPIDAADRESCRPDFAVIIYPGYLALADQNFAPNPDIHVTANTPPTFIVQAEDDPVHVENSTVYFHELKNAKVPAEMHLYAQGGHGYGLRRTRFPITTWPKTLETWLHTMGVLK
- a CDS encoding lactonase family protein, which encodes MSKTKLTRRGILKLSGLGMAAVTLPEGLGFGVTPFATPSEYYLYVGSYTSAGGEGITLCRLSMQTGSLQKVAVTRNVSEPSFLAMDRQGRYLYAVNELGSYQGTASGAVSAFAVNPTTRALTLINQQASRGSSPCFVSVDANDKFVMVANYGGGNISVFPIQSNGGLGTASDTKQFQGSGPHPNQKSPHAHQLMTNAANQYALAADLGTDRVMIYRFDAALGKLNATTPASFSTQPGAGPRHFAFHPSGKFVFVINELNSTLLSLAFDATQGTLTQVQGLSTLPAGYTGTSYCAEVRVSPDGKFVYGANRGHNSIVVFAVDSLGKLTLVQHVSTQGQWPRDFILDPTGTYLLVANQQSHTIVPFKRDPVSGKLTALGTSLAVTAPTSLLVAPTPA
- a CDS encoding 2-hydroxychromene-2-carboxylate isomerase, which codes for MSHAPLRFFFDYVSPYAYLAWTQLPTLAERHGRALEVVPVLFAGVLNTLGTLGPAEVPAKRFYIYKHTHRIAHDLGVPFVFPSAHPFNPLLALRVTAAVREANAQRRLVSALFSAAWAGGGGLMEPERVGACVGTVGLEVQALLAAAGTPDVKDQVRRNTEELLAKGGFGVPTVLADEELFFGVDSLGHLERFLRGEDPLSREERERLRTLPMAASRL
- a CDS encoding Zn-dependent hydrolase, with translation MNPSSKRVIAELKELEKLTSDERGAQRVAWGPVWRKAREWFEGKLKNELALPMRQDGAGNLWATLHGDSERSIVIGSHLDSVPGGGWLDGCLGVLAGLEVLRVYAAKGQRPPVTLHIVDWADEEGARFGRSLTGSAASAGSLDPHKELAHLVDRAGVKLPDALRENGITLDGMRTARKYFDDLRAEAYLELHIEQGPVLQEMKRPVGVVLGTMGVERHQLKFIGQAAHSGAAPLHLRQDAFLAGARFALSAQELATKLSGKTPRTRVVATCGVVKVEPNFVTAVPGRTEISIDLRALDAGVLAKLLAGTKKASLAAAKEFKVKVEWSPILQITPRIFDETLTGFVRKAVKGVTGHAPEIPSGPLHDAAEMADIVPTAMVFAQSSPGISHTRIEDTPEPALDKSVRAFLATVEQTVEHLARKAEPRRKRAVVGRR
- a CDS encoding M12 family metallopeptidase; the protein is MFNRGMRHAAFLALGLLSTACGEQEVATQQLQALAPDEASGLENDAVYHSQYPKGQTFQVRLAGLDTPVTAVLKGNYAFVGDQVIGEVSGTQVISADKQVILRLDGDTQVGAMGSGIVNATGQKWPGGVIPYEIDPAASAETRSAFAGAKADYDAKTSIRWVPRTNQADYVRIVTSDGCWSYVGKIGGRQDLSLGAGCGVNPARHELGHAVGLAHEQVRQDRDSWVTVNAGGSQNAIDWGSAGTPIGSYDFESMMHYRNYFVNGRWDYVPKNGFPPEQVGNDRVNTFTPGDLGAIRAIYGGGTTTGVCFYADSDYKGESFCATSDSAWVGTQWNDRISSVKVSPGYEYTLFNDINFAGSGLGCGCDVPNLTQYNFNDLTSSFRIKRP